A region from the Campylobacter subantarcticus LMG 24377 genome encodes:
- the rlmB gene encoding 23S rRNA (guanosine(2251)-2'-O)-methyltransferase RlmB — MIVYGKQVFFYILEKHKEKIKEIYLAKECEKADFSKIAKTSKKIKKLDFKAAQSLARGGNHQGFLMEIDEFEFSSFENLKEKDFIVILYNISDVGNIGAIVRSAYALGVNGIVLAAKNVAMDGVIRTSSGAALDMKIVLNDDVLSMINELKQKGFYIYASASGGSDIHTIKTKEKKVLIMGSEGFGIAPKVLKKCDECVGIKMHNDFDSLNVSAAFAILCDRMKNG; from the coding sequence ATGATAGTTTATGGTAAGCAAGTGTTTTTTTATATCTTAGAAAAGCACAAAGAAAAAATTAAAGAAATTTATTTAGCAAAAGAATGCGAAAAGGCTGATTTTTCAAAAATAGCAAAGACTTCAAAAAAAATTAAAAAACTTGATTTTAAAGCCGCACAAAGTTTGGCAAGAGGTGGAAATCATCAGGGTTTTTTAATGGAGATTGATGAGTTTGAATTTAGTTCTTTTGAAAATTTAAAAGAAAAAGATTTTATAGTTATTTTATATAATATTAGCGATGTTGGAAATATAGGTGCTATCGTGCGTAGCGCTTATGCTTTGGGTGTTAATGGGATTGTTTTGGCAGCTAAAAATGTGGCTATGGATGGAGTTATTCGTACAAGTAGTGGTGCAGCGTTGGATATGAAGATAGTTTTAAATGATGATGTTTTAAGTATGATAAATGAGTTAAAACAAAAAGGCTTTTATATCTATGCTAGTGCAAGTGGGGGTAGTGATATACATACTATCAAGACTAAAGAAAAAAAAGTTTTAATTATGGGAAGTGAAGGTTTTGGTATAGCACCAAAGGTACTTAAAAAATGTGATGAATGCGTAGGTATAAAAATGCATAATGATTTTGATAGTTTAAATGTAAGTGCAGCATTTGCAATACTTTGCGATAGGATGAAAAATGGATAG
- the rsmI gene encoding 16S rRNA (cytidine(1402)-2'-O)-methyltransferase has protein sequence MLYFIPTPIGNLNDISFHSLEILQKCKLFLCEDTRVCKSLIHLLNEKFNLEIKPDKYIALHTHNEKDFLAKIDEIFFEQDIAYLSDAGMPGISDPGQFLIEYAIKNNIDYEVLAGSNAALLALVSSAFCKKEFIFMGFLANKNPQRQKDIENLMLNPYPSIVYEAPTRILNLVEEISKIDPLREIFIIKEATKKFETKFRAGVLEILKKIKTMDLRGEWCVVVNAKEKQFHQNILCEQDIYELDLPLKTKAKLLSKINAKSPKENYQKLLLS, from the coding sequence ATGTTATATTTTATTCCTACGCCCATAGGAAATTTAAACGATATTTCTTTTCATTCTTTAGAAATTTTACAAAAATGCAAGCTCTTTTTATGTGAAGATACAAGAGTTTGCAAATCTTTAATTCATCTTCTTAATGAAAAATTTAATTTAGAAATAAAGCCTGATAAATATATAGCTTTACATACTCATAATGAAAAAGATTTTTTAGCAAAAATAGATGAGATTTTTTTTGAACAAGATATTGCATATTTGAGTGATGCAGGTATGCCAGGTATTAGCGATCCAGGGCAGTTTTTAATCGAATATGCTATTAAAAACAATATTGACTATGAAGTCTTAGCAGGATCAAATGCTGCTTTGCTTGCATTAGTTTCAAGTGCGTTTTGTAAAAAAGAATTTATTTTTATGGGTTTTTTGGCCAATAAAAATCCTCAAAGACAAAAAGATATTGAAAATTTAATGCTTAACCCTTATCCTAGTATAGTTTATGAAGCACCCACTAGAATACTTAATTTGGTAGAAGAAATTAGTAAAATTGATCCTTTAAGAGAAATTTTTATCATAAAAGAAGCAACAAAGAAATTTGAAACTAAATTTAGAGCAGGTGTTTTAGAGATTTTAAAAAAAATAAAAACAATGGATTTGCGCGGTGAATGGTGTGTGGTGGTAAATGCCAAAGAAAAGCAATTTCATCAAAATATCTTGTGTGAGCAAGATATTTATGAACTTGATTTGCCTTTAAAAACAAAGGCAAAACTTCTATCAAAAATCAATGCAAAATCTCCAAAAGAAAATTATCAAAAACTGCTTTTAAGTTGA
- the rpmE gene encoding 50S ribosomal protein L31 yields the protein MKKEIHPEYVECKVSCACGNSFTTKSNKSEIKVDICSSCHPFFTGSEKIVDAAGRVEKFKKKYAMQ from the coding sequence ATGAAAAAAGAAATTCACCCAGAGTATGTAGAATGCAAAGTTAGTTGTGCTTGTGGAAATTCTTTTACTACTAAGTCAAATAAATCAGAAATTAAAGTTGATATTTGCTCAAGTTGCCATCCATTTTTTACAGGTAGTGAAAAAATCGTAGATGCTGCGGGTCGTGTAGAGAAATTTAAGAAAAAATACGCAATGCAATAA